The genomic window TATTTTAGTACAATATTATCTCCAGCTTGTTGTGGTTGCTGATATTGCGTATTAATTGGGTATCTTGACCTGGCATAACCTTGAAGAACGACAGTAGCACGAAATTTTATTCCATCAATAACAATATTTCCGCTCATACTGCATATAATTGGACAACATGACAAAAGGTGAATACAGCAGAAATAAAAATGTGGCTAAATTTTGACAGATGAGTCAAGATTTTTCTTGTTTTAAGGGTTTTTATACCATTTTTTTTTATCTAATGATATGACTAAATCTTTCACAAAGATTTCATTATTATCTTTTATTTTTTTCTTTTTACTAAATAAAGATAAAAGATTACTGACAAGAAAGCCACCCTCTCTTGGAATAAAATCTCTATAATTAGTTTGTTCATAGTCTATTTTAAATTCTTTAAAAAATTTAAGTAAAAAATCTAAAACGTCATCTCCATCTAACCCTATATCTGACAAAGAAACTTCTAAACTTAATTTGCTCTTATTTAAATTAAATTCTTTGGCAATATAATCTATTAC from Bacteroidales bacterium includes these protein-coding regions:
- a CDS encoding DUF1493 family protein, producing MENRSYNIVIDYIAKEFNLNKSKLSLEVSLSDIGLDGDDVLDFLLKFFKEFKIDYEQTNYRDFIPREGGFLVSNLLSLFSKKKKIKDNNEIFVKDLVISLDKKKWYKNP